Part of the Vigna unguiculata cultivar IT97K-499-35 chromosome 3, ASM411807v1, whole genome shotgun sequence genome, GAAAACTTGCAGAATGCCACTTTAAAGAAACTAAAACAAATCAGGTCATGATTAACTCTGGTTTTGAAAATCCGATCCATTGGTGTGGTGATATTCTGAATGCTCGTTTTCACTTCATTGAACATGCTCGTTTAGTACTTCATCACATAAACGGCAcaactttaaatatttgttcAGAAACAGGCTTGTAAGCAAATCAATCTCCCTAAGATAGGATAAGTGCCTGACCATTTTGACTAAAGGGACCTAATGTGTAGACACATCAAATAAAACTAGTGACCTTACAGGTTAAAATCTTTGGATTTGAAAATAAGTGACTGAAGATGTAACCTAGCACTGGCAGCAGCCGTAATAGATTCCTCGTCTTGTTTTTCCTTGGTAATAGCAACAGCGGCCATATAAGCTTTTCTTGCTTCTTCCATTTCCTGTAAATCCATCTCGTCCAAATCATCCTGTTCAACGTTTACTCAAAAGGTCAGCATCCAAGGATTAGATATTCATGCATACTAACACAATTCTGTTCCAGGAAACAAAGATATACACTAGGATGAAACAGGAAGTAGAATGAATGAAACAGAAAAGGCACATGAAAACAGATTACAAATAAACCAAACAACCAATATTGTTTTCACTCTCTCCCTCCGAAATTTATAGTCTCGTACCACTTGATGATGCAGTTTTTGAAGTGAAAAGAATTAATAGAATCACTGAATTTGTAAGCATGCACAAGTGGAAGCCACGCACGTTGATAAACAAATCATAGTGCGGTGTTGAAATTGTTACCATAAACATGTGGAAAAATACGCTGAGtacatttgaaaaatattcataaactCACAATACTAGGCAGAGGACTGAAATCATAAGGCTTCACATCATAATTGTCGGTGTATTTAGCAGTGTCAGTTTTTGATAATCCTTCCAGTAATAACGTGAATGATGAAATATCCGCTTGCATGGAACCTAGCTCATCTTGAAGTTTCTCTACTTTCTTGGTGGATGTCATCGCTTCCCACTGTATCTTTTCAAGAGCAGCTTGCTTGTCTGCGAGCTTAATCTGTGGAAAATGAGACCTGTTAATGTGTGAAAATAAGTACTTTAAAACTTCCCTAAGGGATACAAGATTGGCTTGGTGGTAAAAGTGGAAAGGAGGAAGGAATAGATGGATCATGGGTTTAAATCCGGGCTTACAAAAATTAACGTTTAACAACTAACTTCTTGCcgataaaaaacaaaactttaaaacCTCTCCCTCACCAAGGACATGAGGATTTCTTTCAGAAACTAAGATTGGATAAGGCAGTATAAGATCTGAACACAACATTTTAATTCAATGTATTCTATGATTGAGGTTTCATAAAGTCCGAATAAACCTATAGTAACTACCAAAATCTTAAGTAGAAtcgaaaacaaaataaataactgTCAGTTATACGTGTTGCAATTGTTAAGCCTTCCAACATTCTTTAAGCACTAGCCTACCAAAATACACCAGAATTGTAGAATCAAACTGTCAACATAAAACTCAAAAGCCAGCATCGTGTTCCAGATATATATGTATGATGCGTGTGTATTAAGTGAATGGGTATCATTAAGTCTAAGAGTTAAACTTGGCTAACATAAATGATATAGAAAGACCTTATGCCAAATTAATAAtgggaaaaaaattaagatgcGGGTCATTACTTTAGCATCAGAGAGCTGCTGTTGCGTAAACTTCAGTAACGTGTCCTTTTCTGAAGCCTGGTGTTTCAGCTCATCAAGTTTTGCATTAAAAGCATTCAACTGGTCTCTTGTGTTTTCTGCTGACTTTAAAAGTTCATCTTTCTCCAACAATTTCCTCTGAAGTTCCTCTACCTGCTCCTTCAACACATTCAACTCTTCACTGTCTCTTGAAGAAAATGTGGAATAAGCATCAGTGTCATTGCCACCATTTTTTCCTTGTTCTTTTTCTCCATGATCCCTTTTCTTTTTGGCAGGAGTAGATTGGGCAGCATTCCTACTTTTAGTATCCGTTACCTATCAGAGGATGTAAATGATTCACTACAACAATCACGGTAAAGAAATGCAGTCACTCAGTCATAATGCACTGTGCACAAAAAATTTAGCACTTATGAGAAATTATTCTTTCAAAAGAATAGTTTCAGACTGCTCTATGAACAAAACaggaaaaaaactaaaataatggCAATAAGCAAGTTCAATCTATAGTAAGAAATAGATatagatatttataaattaaacttcAACATTTGGAAGGAGGACTAAAGCTCATGTTACTTGAACTACAAAATACCAATGGTCAGTCAGAAAAACCACCTAATTCGAATAACAAAATCCTACATCACCAGAGTCATACGAATGGACCTAGCATTCCTTCGCTTGTGTTGTATAACAGTATTATatcacattaaaaacaaaaagaccTCTCTGCTCACCATCTTACTGAAGGTTTTCCAGTCTACACTAATggaaattttttgttcaatgg contains:
- the LOC114176008 gene encoding protein MICROTUBULE BINDING PROTEIN 2C produces the protein MQHFVDLQENSELSETNSWLSSKEHSLASGAAPNTNLDRVLFNDLVDIVPLVQSLIDRKASRSFTRRGSMIYTKTPARESLSKRVTDTKSRNAAQSTPAKKKRDHGEKEQGKNGGNDTDAYSTFSSRDSEELNVLKEQVEELQRKLLEKDELLKSAENTRDQLNAFNAKLDELKHQASEKDTLLKFTQQQLSDAKIKLADKQAALEKIQWEAMTSTKKVEKLQDELGSMQADISSFTLLLEGLSKTDTAKYTDNYDVKPYDFSPLPSIDDLDEMDLQEMEEARKAYMAAVAITKEKQDEESITAAASARLHLQSLIFKSKDFNL